The window CGGTGTCGGCCGGGCCACGTTCGAACCCGGATGGCAGTGGTCCAAGCACATCAAGCCGCTCGCGGGGACCGACAGCTGCCAGGCAGCGCACATGGGCTATGTCATCTCCGGACAGATGACGGTCCGCATGGACGACGGCGAGGAAGCCACTTTCGGCCCCGGTGACTTCATGGAGTGCCCTCCTGGCCACGATGCGTGGATAGTCGGCCAGACACCGTGTGTTGTCATCGACTGGCAGGGCTTTGCCGACTACGCGAAAGGCTGACGAGCGGGGTCTCGCTGTCGACAAGTTGCCACCGGCACCGACCCGAGCGCGTCGATCGCCGCCGCCTCGTCGGGATGCAGCGCATCCTCGAGGTACTCGGTGAGCAGCTCCTCCAGGTGGATGCAGGCGATATCGCGGGGGTCGTCCCGCTGCAGGTCACGCCATCACCGCCTCGAGGGTCTCCCGCAGCTTGGCCCGTCCGCGGTGCAGGAGCACGCGCTGGTTGGCGGGGGTGAGGTCGAGGAGCTCGCACACCTCGTCGCTGTCGAAGCCCTGGACGTCGCGGAGCTCGACGACGGCTCGCTGGCGCTCCGGAACGTCGGCGAGCGCCCGTTGCAGGGCAGTGTGGAACTCCGCGGTCAGGGCCGCGGTCTCCGGCTCGAGGTCGACGGGTACCGCGTCGGCGAGCCAGCCGCCGGCGTGGGACTCATCCCGCTCACGGGAACGCTGCCGAGGCACGGCCGGTCCGGTCAGCTCGAGGTTCAGGCGTTCTTCGTGGCGAGCGCGGCCGCGAGCGACGTTGAGCAGGATGCGGAAGACCCACGTCCGCAGCGCAGCGCGGCCCTCGAACCCGTGCAGCGAGCGCAGCACCGCCAGCCAGGTCTCCTGGACGACCTCCTCGGCCGACGAGTGGGTACGGACGTACAGGCGGGCGACACGGAGCATCGCGGGCGACCACTGCCGTACGACGGTCGCGAAGGCAGCCTGGTCGCCTGACCGCAGACGCGCGAGGAGGGCCGGGTCCTCCGCCTGCATGCCGTCAGGGTAGCGCCGGTCACCCCGGAATCCGGCCCGTCCGAGGCGGCAGGGCCGGCGCTGCCGACAGCCCGGCGCCTCACACCAGCTCTGCGTCGGTGTGCACGTGGAGCAGCGCCGGCCCGTCGGCAGCGAAGAGTGCCTTCATGCGGTCACCGAGCTCGGGGGTGTGCCGGGCCCGAAGGCCGGTGGCGCCGCAGAGCGTCGCGTAGTCGGCGAAGTCCGGGTTGACCAGCGAGGTCTGCCAGACGGCGTACTGACCGGCGAGCTGTTCCTTGCTGATCTTGCCGAGCACCCCGTTGTCGAGCAGCACGTGCTTGACCGGGATCCCGTATT of the Mycobacteriales bacterium genome contains:
- a CDS encoding cupin domain-containing protein, whose amino-acid sequence is MAGLVKKSLDKPEEVRPFNDGMGQLELVNVDTGGVGRATFEPGWQWSKHIKPLAGTDSCQAAHMGYVISGQMTVRMDDGEEATFGPGDFMECPPGHDAWIVGQTPCVVIDWQGFADYAKG
- a CDS encoding RNA polymerase sigma factor, with amino-acid sequence MQAEDPALLARLRSGDQAAFATVVRQWSPAMLRVARLYVRTHSSAEEVVQETWLAVLRSLHGFEGRAALRTWVFRILLNVARGRARHEERLNLELTGPAVPRQRSRERDESHAGGWLADAVPVDLEPETAALTAEFHTALQRALADVPERQRAVVELRDVQGFDSDEVCELLDLTPANQRVLLHRGRAKLRETLEAVMA